One window of Ziziphus jujuba cultivar Dongzao chromosome 5, ASM3175591v1 genomic DNA carries:
- the LOC107420714 gene encoding structural maintenance of chromosomes protein 2-1: MAVSKVVILLSIFLALIFTHVGAHASVGEEDDSVPVEVVGSDGGPDSSALKIELDQLKSKIHTLESHVDEKNGELKKKDDIIVQKEKIIQEKSGSISSLKSDIESLQKKGTSDAEEQVVKAHARAGELEKQVEKLKRELEAQKKEKEALKSRTNESEKKIKELSSTIENLRKVSDEQKTRIQKTERALKVAEEEMIKAKLDATSKTKELNEVHGAWLPPWLAVHFFHCQSLIETHWKEHGKPSLDLVIQKALEKKVQAEKWAEPHVETIKTKWIPSIKEQWLVVKTSAEPHLQSVTTKTIEIYESSKSAIAPHVVKVQEVVDPYFQEAKKFSKPYIDQVATVTKPHVDKVHEVLKPYTKEAVHAYGKFLQHATTYHNQVQATVQERLKRHELTKPLATKEFEWFAASALLALPIIILFRMVSSLLCKKTKKPARSTNTNHARRKHKRGHPDQ, translated from the exons ATGGCGGTTTCGAAGGTCGTGATTTTGTTGTCAATCTTTTTAGCCCTAATTTTCACGCATGTTGGTGCTCATGCTTCGGTTGGAGAAGAAGATGATTCAGTGCCAGTTGAAGTTGTTGGATCCGACGGTGGTCCCGATTCGTCCGCTTTGAAGATCGAGTTGGATCAACTCAAGTCTAAGATCCATACCCTTG AATCTCACGTTGATGAGAAAAATGGagaattgaaaaagaaagatgatATAATCGTACAGAAGGAGAAAATCATTCAAGAAAAGTCGGGTAGCATTTCATCCTTGAAAAGTGATATCGAATCTCTCCAG AAAAAAGGGACATCAGATGCTGAGGAACAGGTTGTAAAGGCTCATGCTCGTGCTGGTGAATTGGAGAAGCAG GTTGAAAAACTTAAAAGGGAATTGGAAGCacaaaaaaaggagaaagaggCCTTGAAATCCAGGACAAATGAATCCGAAAAGAAGATTAAGGAATTGAGTTCAACAATAGAGAAT CTCCGGAAGGTTAGTGATGAGCAAAAGACCAGGATTCAAAAAACTGAACGCGCTCTTAAAGTGGCTGAG GAAGAAATGATTAAGGCAAAGCTCGATGCCACTTCCAAAACAAAAGAGCTAAATGAG GTTCATGGTGCGTGGCTTCCACCATGGCTTGCTGTGCATTTTTTCCATTGTCAG TCCCTCATTGAGACACATTGGAAAGAGCATGGAAAACCGTCCTTGGATCTGGTGATTCAGAAG GCCCTGGAGAAAAAAGTGCAAGCTGAAAAGTGGGCTGAGCCCCATGTGGAAACAATTAAAACT AAATGGATCCCATCGATAAAGGAACAGTGGTTAGTGGTAAAAACATCTGCTGAACCACATTTGCAGTCAGTAACTACAAAGACTATTGAAATTTATGAGTCATCAAAAAGTGCGATAGCTCCACATGTTGTGAAAGTACAAGAAGTTGTAGATCCCTACTTTCAG GAAGCAAAGAAGTTCAGTAAGCCATATATTGATCAAGTTGCCACTGTCACAAAGCCTCATGTTGACAAAGTGCATGAGGTTTTAAAACCCTATACAAAGGAAGCAGTTCATGCTTATGGGAAGTTCCTACAACATGCAACAACATATCATAATCAG GTTCAAGCcactgtccaagagaggctgaAAAGACATGAACTGACAAAACCTCTTGCTACTAAAGAGTTTGAATGGTTTGCG GCTTCTGCTTTATTGGCACTGCCCATCATCATTCTGTTCAGAATGGTCTCTTCCTTACTTTG CAAAAAGACTAAGAAACCTGCTCGAAGTACTAATACCAATCATGCACGTCGTAAGCATAAAAGGGGACATCCAGACCAATAG
- the LOC107420708 gene encoding uncharacterized protein LOC107420708, with translation MKQPQGNHLFFSLPLTQGSFLQVLSVTIMATNVREARRRKIVDRGSDRLALITGRSQTLPPHAPSPPSSSSNPQPGIQDAQPSDSVHQDPKTHAAEKTTVSPNGEDEASDFELPKHYTTPDAVQTGDDFGGSSSASQLRKFETKAEASRAPASEICEVKPSLASSTDQNSSVSTLATDRRTEPLKQQFRVFTPKQISTAVVETARTRLCCSIAVGLLVVISFLGYEILGSNIVKSILSFRPFYIVLLSNVTFVLAQLLGKQKSSGRTDGGENKTTLADGLEWAEQLGNALELGLLMQQVFNAVFMDFAVYAIIIVCGLSFVQQFR, from the exons ATGAAGCAACCCCAAGGCAACCACCTCTTTTTTAGTCTCCCACTTACTCAAGGAAGCTTCCTTCAGGTTCTCTCAGTGACGATAATGGCCACCAACGTAAGAGAAGCTCGGAGAAGGAAGATCGTGGACCGGGGCTCCGACCGCCTTGCGCTCATCACGGGTCGGTCACAAACCCTACCTCCTCATGCTCCATCACCGCCATCATCTTCATCAAATCCCCAACCCGGTATCCAAGATGCCCAGCCGTCGGATTCCGTTCATCAGGACCCCAAAACTCACGCCGCCGAGAAAACCACCg TTTCTCCTAATGGTGAGGATGAGGCATCTGATTTTGAGTTACCAAAACACTATACTACCCCAGATGCTGTCCAGACTGGTGATGATTTTGGTGGAAGCAGTTCAGCATCTCAGTTGAGAAAATTTGAGACCAAGGCTGAAGCGTCAAGAGCCCCTGCTTCAGAAATCTGTGAGGTAAAACCATCTTTGGCCTCATCAACGGATCAAAATTCATCTGTTTCTACTTTGGCTACTGATAGACGCACAGAACCACTGAAACAGCAATTCAGAGTTTTTACTCCGAAGCAAATAAGTACTGCTGTTGTAGAAACGGCGCGTACCCGACTCTGTTGTTCTATAGCAGTAGGGCTCTTGGTAGTTATATCATTTCTAGGTTATGAAATACTAGGCAGCAACATCGTAAAGAGCATTTTAAGCTTTAGGCCATTCTATATAGTTTTGCTGTCAAATGTGACCTTTGTGCTTGCACAACTTCTTGGTAAGCAAAAAAGCTCTGGAAGAACTGACGGAggagaaaataaaacaacattGGCTGATGGTTTGGAGTGGGCTGAACAATTAGGAAATGCTTTAGAGTTAGGTTTGTTGATGCAGCAGGTGTTTAATGCTGTTTTCATGGATTTTGCTGTATATGCGATAATTATTGTGTGTGGCCTCTCTTTTGTGCAGCAATTCCGTTag
- the LOC107420683 gene encoding NAC domain-containing protein 79 isoform X1 has protein sequence MEKQPSEQEGNEGSHKKADMAGSDANKEEKLPPGFRFHPTDEELITFYLLNKIADATFTGRAIADVDLNKCEPWELPAKAKMGEKEWYFFSLRDRKYPTGVRTNRATNTGYWKTTGKDKEIFNSVTSELVGMKKTLVFYRGRAPRGEKTNWVMHEYRIHSKAAFRTSKQDEWVVCRVFQKSAAKKYPTSQSRTVVNPYNLEIGSSVVASQLMHLGDPSQFPYGRNYMTNPQELAELSRVFRGGSTSGSNLSIPSQLNYPVGGGYFTMSGLNLNLGGGTPSAQTAFRPVVPQPLTAPPAAPSAMNHQDVTSSLSMMTSGGGGAQLAVETGYGNGTDMNNVATGHAGNRYMNVEHCMDLDNYWPAY, from the exons ATGGAA AAGCAACCAAGTGAACAGGAAGGAAACGAAGGAAGCCATAAGAAAGCAGACATGGCAGGATCAGATGCTAATAAGGAGGAAAAGTTGCCACCAGGTTTTCGATTCCATCCCACCGATGAAGAACTAATCACTTTTTATCTCTTAAACAAGATCGCAGATGCCACTTTTACAGGCAGAGCAATAGCTGATGTTGATCTCAATAAATGCGAGCCATGGGAACTTCCAG CAAAGGCAAAGATGGGAGAAAAAGAGTGGTATTTCTTCAGCCTTCGAGATCGAAAATACCCAACCGGTGTGAGAACGAACCGAGCAACAAACACAGGTTACTGGAAGACCACAGGGAAAGATAAGGAGATCTTCAACAGCGTTACATCAGAGTTGGTAGGGATGAAGAAGACGTTGGTTTTCTATAGAGGGAGAGCTCCAAGaggagaaaaaacaaattggGTCATGCATGAATATCGCATCCACTCCAAAGCTGCATTTAGAACTTCCAAG CAGGATGAATGGGTAGTTTGCCGTGTGTTCCAGAAGAGCGCAGCAAAAAAATACCCAACAAGCCAATCAAGAACAGTAGTGAATCCCTACAACCTAGAAATAGGTTCCAGCGTAGTAGCATCACAATTGATGCACCTTGGAGATCCATCTCAGTTCCCATATGGAAGAAACTACATGACCAACCCGCAAGAACTCGCCGAGCTTTCAAGGGTCTTCAGAGGCGGATCAACTTCCGGTTCAAACCTATCCATACCATCTCAGCTTAACTACCCAGTTGGAGGAGGATACTTCACCATGTCAGGCCTAAATTTGAATCTCGGAGGGGGAACACCGTCGGCACAGACTGCTTTCCGTCCGGTGGTACCTCAGCCTCTGACAGCGCCGCCTGCTGCTCCATCGGCTATGAACCACCAAGATGTTACGTCATCCCTGTCCATGATGactagtggtggtggtggtgctcAGCTTGCCGTAGAAACTGGTTATGGAAATGGTACGGACATGAACAATGTAGCAACTGGACATGCTGGTAACAGATACATGAACGTTGAGCATTGCATGGATCTTGATAACTATTGGCCTGCCTATTAG
- the LOC107420709 gene encoding tRNA (guanine-N(7)-)-methyltransferase: protein MLENKANPTFSKSTGLPRKRFYRARAHSNPLSDSHFPIPISPHHVDYSLHYPQFFPSSDQVHSTKKVEFADIGCGFGGLLISLSTLFPESLMIGMELRDKVTEYVKERISALRVANPGQYQNISVVRTNSMKYIPNYFEKGQLSKMFFLFPDPHFKEKNHRRRVISLHLLDEYAYVLGVGGIIYTITDVEELGDWMKACLESHPMFEALTVEELEADPVVKLLSSATEEGQKVARNGGQTFQAVYRRIQPSS from the coding sequence ATGTTGGAAAACAAGGCAAACCCAACTTTTAGCAAGTCAACTGGCCTGCCTCGAAAGCGGTTTTACAGAGCAAGAGCTCATAGCAACCCCTTAAGTGACTCCCATTTTCCCATACCAATATCTCCCCATCATGTTGATTATTCTCTTCATTACCCTCAATTCTTTCCCTCGTCTGATCAAGTTCATAGTACCAAAAAGGTCGAGTTTGCAGATATTGGCTGTGGTTTTGGAGGGCTTCTAATCAGTCTTTCAACCCTTTTTCCTGAATCTCTGATGATTGGAATGGAGCTTAGGGATAAGGTAACAGAGTATGTTAAGGAAAGAATATCTGCTTTAAGGGTGGCAAATCCTGGTCAATACCAAAACATTTCAGTAGTTCGAACTAATTCCATGAAATATATTCCAAATTATTTTGAGAAAGGACAGCTCTCAAAGATGTTCTTCCTGTTCCCAGATCCTCACTTCAAAGAGAAGAATCACCGCCGCCGTGTTATCAGTCTGCACTTGCTGGATGAGTATGCATATGTTTTAGGAGTTGGAGGGATTATATACACAATCACAGATGTGGAAGAACTTGGAGACTGGATGAAGGCTTGTTTAGAGAGCCACCCCATGTTTGAAGCCCTCACTGTTGAAGAGCTTGAAGCAGATCCAGTTGTCAAACTCTTGAGTTCAGCAACTGAGGAAGGACAGAAGGTTGCTAGAAATGGGGGACAGACCTTCCAAGCAGTTTACAGACGCATTCAACCATCCTCATGA
- the LOC107420683 gene encoding NAC domain-containing protein 79 isoform X2, with amino-acid sequence MEKQPSEQEGNEGSHKKADMAGSDANKEEKLPPGFRFHPTDEELITFYLLNKIADATFTGRAIADVDLNKCEPWELPAKAKMGEKEWYFFSLRDRKYPTGVRTNRATNTGYWKTTGKDKEIFNSVTSELVGMKKTLVFYRGRAPRGEKTNWVMHEYRIHSKAAFRTSKDEWVVCRVFQKSAAKKYPTSQSRTVVNPYNLEIGSSVVASQLMHLGDPSQFPYGRNYMTNPQELAELSRVFRGGSTSGSNLSIPSQLNYPVGGGYFTMSGLNLNLGGGTPSAQTAFRPVVPQPLTAPPAAPSAMNHQDVTSSLSMMTSGGGGAQLAVETGYGNGTDMNNVATGHAGNRYMNVEHCMDLDNYWPAY; translated from the exons ATGGAA AAGCAACCAAGTGAACAGGAAGGAAACGAAGGAAGCCATAAGAAAGCAGACATGGCAGGATCAGATGCTAATAAGGAGGAAAAGTTGCCACCAGGTTTTCGATTCCATCCCACCGATGAAGAACTAATCACTTTTTATCTCTTAAACAAGATCGCAGATGCCACTTTTACAGGCAGAGCAATAGCTGATGTTGATCTCAATAAATGCGAGCCATGGGAACTTCCAG CAAAGGCAAAGATGGGAGAAAAAGAGTGGTATTTCTTCAGCCTTCGAGATCGAAAATACCCAACCGGTGTGAGAACGAACCGAGCAACAAACACAGGTTACTGGAAGACCACAGGGAAAGATAAGGAGATCTTCAACAGCGTTACATCAGAGTTGGTAGGGATGAAGAAGACGTTGGTTTTCTATAGAGGGAGAGCTCCAAGaggagaaaaaacaaattggGTCATGCATGAATATCGCATCCACTCCAAAGCTGCATTTAGAACTTCCAAG GATGAATGGGTAGTTTGCCGTGTGTTCCAGAAGAGCGCAGCAAAAAAATACCCAACAAGCCAATCAAGAACAGTAGTGAATCCCTACAACCTAGAAATAGGTTCCAGCGTAGTAGCATCACAATTGATGCACCTTGGAGATCCATCTCAGTTCCCATATGGAAGAAACTACATGACCAACCCGCAAGAACTCGCCGAGCTTTCAAGGGTCTTCAGAGGCGGATCAACTTCCGGTTCAAACCTATCCATACCATCTCAGCTTAACTACCCAGTTGGAGGAGGATACTTCACCATGTCAGGCCTAAATTTGAATCTCGGAGGGGGAACACCGTCGGCACAGACTGCTTTCCGTCCGGTGGTACCTCAGCCTCTGACAGCGCCGCCTGCTGCTCCATCGGCTATGAACCACCAAGATGTTACGTCATCCCTGTCCATGATGactagtggtggtggtggtgctcAGCTTGCCGTAGAAACTGGTTATGGAAATGGTACGGACATGAACAATGTAGCAACTGGACATGCTGGTAACAGATACATGAACGTTGAGCATTGCATGGATCTTGATAACTATTGGCCTGCCTATTAG
- the LOC112492015 gene encoding RNA polymerase II C-terminal domain phosphatase-like 4: protein MLKFTQKNFDMIIKLRPFVRTFLKEASKMYILHVYTLANRSYASLVVNILDPRREYIKGRVISRNDVAQKNRKTLDVIPAPESAILILDDTKEVWRKHERNLIPIEKYHFFSSSCQDFDPDCKSHSEMKSDESETEGALATILKVLEKIHLMFFDDESNGDKLILRRVSETIRKNILKGCKLLFPTNFMTDQETNHRLSEVAMRLGATCSTEYGPSVTHVVAWDFGTRGSRWAVKENKYLVHPDWLKAAYFTWHKHPEENFPVTQLGQLQEYLPYLIEEMFALCVFREVYKLFSQNYGFDKKMKRT from the exons ATGTTGAAATTTACACAAAAGAATTTTGATATGATTATCAAGTTGAGACCGTTTGTAAGGACATTTTTGAAAGAAGCAagtaaaatgtatatattacatGTGTATACACTGGCTAATAGGTCTTATGCATCGCTAGTTGTGAATATACTTGATCCAAGAAGAGAGTATATTAAAGGACGCGTCATATCGAGGAATGATGTTGCCCAGAAAAATAGAAAGACCCTTGATGTTATCCCAGCACCAGAAAGTGCGATTTTGATCCTTGATGATACCAAAGAG GTATGGAGAAAGCATGAGAGAAATCTAATACCCAtagaaaaatatcattttttcagTTCAAGTTGTCAAGATTTCGACCCCGATTGCAAATCACATTCTGAGATGAAGAGTGATGAAAGTGAGACTGAAGGAGCTCTTGCAACTATTCTCAAAGTTCTAGAGAAAATCCACTTGATGTTCTTTGATGAT GAATCCAATGGTGACAAGCTGATTCTAAGGCGGGTGTCGGAAACTATTCGGAAAAACATATTGAAGGGCTGTAAACTTCTATTTCCCACAAATTTCATGACTGATCAGGAAACGAATCACCGGCTCTCGGAGGTGGCGATGCGGTTGGGTGCTACTTGTTCAACAGAATATGGTCCATCAGTGACACATGTGGTGGCATGGGATTTTGGAACAAGAGGGTCTCGTTGGGCAGTGAAAGAGAACAAATATTTAGTGCATCCTGACTGGCTCAAAGCTGCGTATTTTACATGGCATAAGCATCCTGAAGAAAACTTCCCTGTTACCCAACTAGGCCAACTCCAAGAATACCTTCCCTATTTAATTGAAGAAATGTTCGCCCTATGCGTTTTCAGAGAAGTTTACAAGCTTTTCAGCCAAAATTATGGATTcgataagaaaatgaaaagaactTAG